Proteins encoded together in one Impatiens glandulifera chromosome 1, dImpGla2.1, whole genome shotgun sequence window:
- the LOC124921239 gene encoding uncharacterized protein At3g06530-like → MSLSIKSEQNGDTEMETPTLKRRRSASPSDNRATMEMSLAIDAGILCMEALSDLKDQFECTKHVATMIFPLLLILPKTQCLNLKAIELAKKIDWPLYEKIFIPSVH, encoded by the exons ATGAGCTTGAGCATTAAGAGTGAACAGAATGGAGATACTGAGATGGAGACACCAACTCTGAAGAGAAGACGAAGTGCTTCACCTTCAGACAATAGGG CTACAATGGAAATGTCACTTGCAATTGATGCTGGTATATTATGCATGGAGGCTCTCTCAGACTTAAAAGATCAGTTTGAATGTACTAAGCATGTTGCCACAATGATTTTCCCCTTATTGCTAATTCTCCCTAAG ACTCAATGTTTAAACTTGAAGGCCATAGAATTGGCCAAGAAAATCGATTGGCCTTTATATGAGAAGATTTTCATTCCAAGTGTACATTAA